A region from the Pseudomonas cucumis genome encodes:
- the choV gene encoding choline ABC transporter ATP-binding protein: MSIIRFEDVDVIFSKDPREALKLLDQGMTRDQILKKTGQIVGVEKASLDIEKGEICVLMGLSGSGKSSLLRCINGLNTVSRGKLFVEHEGKQIDIASCTPAELKMMRTKRIAMVFQKFALMPWLTVRENISFGLEMQGRPEKERKKLVDEKLELVGLTQWRNKKPDELSGGMQQRVGLARALAMDADILLMDEPFSALDPLIRQGLQDELLELQRKLSKTIVFVSHDLDEALKLGSRIAIMKDGRIIQYSKPEEIVLNPADDYVRTFVAHTNPLNVLCGRSLMRTLDNCKRINGSVCLDPGGDSWLDLAEGNTIKGARQNGSSLDLQNWIPGQAVEGLGRRPTLVDSNIGMRDALQIRYQTGNKLVLHDNNKVVGILGDSELYHALLGKNLG, encoded by the coding sequence ATGAGCATTATTCGCTTCGAAGACGTGGACGTGATCTTCTCCAAAGACCCGCGCGAGGCGCTAAAACTTCTCGACCAGGGCATGACCCGTGATCAGATCCTGAAAAAGACCGGGCAAATCGTCGGTGTCGAAAAAGCCAGCCTGGATATCGAAAAAGGTGAAATCTGCGTGCTGATGGGCCTGTCCGGCTCCGGCAAATCCAGCCTGTTGCGCTGCATCAACGGCCTCAACACCGTCAGCCGTGGCAAGTTGTTCGTCGAGCACGAAGGCAAGCAGATCGACATCGCCTCCTGCACCCCGGCGGAACTGAAAATGATGCGCACCAAGCGCATCGCGATGGTGTTCCAGAAGTTCGCCCTGATGCCTTGGCTGACGGTGCGCGAGAACATCAGCTTCGGTCTGGAAATGCAGGGCCGGCCGGAGAAAGAACGGAAAAAACTGGTCGATGAAAAACTCGAACTGGTGGGCCTGACCCAATGGCGCAACAAGAAACCCGATGAGCTCTCCGGTGGTATGCAACAGCGTGTGGGCCTGGCCCGAGCGCTGGCGATGGACGCCGACATTCTGCTGATGGACGAACCGTTCTCGGCCCTCGACCCGCTGATCCGTCAAGGCCTGCAAGACGAACTGCTGGAACTGCAACGCAAGCTGAGCAAAACCATCGTCTTCGTCAGTCACGACCTCGATGAAGCCCTGAAGCTCGGCAGCCGTATCGCCATCATGAAAGACGGCCGGATCATCCAGTACAGCAAGCCTGAAGAAATCGTCCTGAACCCTGCGGACGATTACGTGCGCACCTTCGTCGCCCACACCAACCCGCTGAACGTATTGTGCGGTCGCAGCCTGATGCGCACGCTGGACAACTGCAAACGCATCAACGGTTCGGTGTGCCTGGATCCGGGTGGCGATTCGTGGCTGGACCTGGCCGAAGGCAACACCATCAAAGGCGCACGCCAGAACGGCTCGAGCCTGGACTTGCAGAACTGGATACCGGGGCAAGCGGTTGAAGGTCTGGGGCGTCGGCCAACGCTGGTGGACTCCAACATCGGCATGCGCGATGCGTTGCAGATTCGTTACCAGACCGGCAACAAACTGGTGCTGCACGACAACAACAAGGTTGTCGGGATTCTTGGTGACAGCGAGCTGTACCACGCGCTGCTCGGCAAGAACCTGGGGTAA
- a CDS encoding L-carnitine dehydrogenase, whose translation MSFITEIKTFAALGSGVIGSGWVSRALAHGLDVVAWDPAPGAEAALRKRVANAWGALEKQGLAPGASQDRLRFVATIEECVRDADFIQESAPERLELKLELHSKISAAAKPNALIGSSTSGLLPSEFYESSTHPERCVVGHPFNPVYLLPLVEVVGGKNTAPEAVQAAMKVYESLGMRPLHVRKEVPGFIADRLLEALWREALHLVNDGVATTGEIDDAIRFGAGLRWSFMGTFLTYTLAGGDAGMRHFMAQFGPALQLPWTYLPAPELTDKLIDDVVDGTSEQLGKHSISALERYRDDCLLAVLEAVKTTKEKHGMAFSE comes from the coding sequence ATGAGCTTTATCACTGAAATCAAAACCTTCGCCGCTCTGGGCAGCGGTGTCATCGGCAGCGGCTGGGTGTCCCGCGCCCTCGCCCACGGCCTCGACGTGGTGGCCTGGGACCCGGCGCCCGGTGCCGAAGCGGCCTTGCGCAAACGCGTCGCCAATGCCTGGGGCGCGCTGGAGAAACAAGGCTTGGCACCCGGCGCGTCGCAGGATCGGCTGCGCTTTGTCGCCACCATCGAAGAATGCGTTCGTGACGCGGATTTCATTCAGGAAAGTGCTCCAGAACGACTGGAACTGAAACTGGAATTGCACAGCAAAATCAGCGCGGCGGCCAAGCCCAATGCCTTGATCGGCTCCAGTACCTCGGGGCTGTTGCCGAGCGAGTTCTACGAGAGTTCGACCCACCCGGAACGTTGCGTGGTCGGGCATCCGTTCAACCCGGTGTACCTGCTGCCATTGGTGGAAGTGGTCGGCGGCAAAAACACTGCGCCAGAAGCGGTGCAAGCGGCAATGAAAGTCTATGAATCCTTAGGCATGCGCCCGCTGCATGTGCGCAAGGAAGTACCCGGTTTTATCGCCGACCGGCTGCTCGAAGCGCTGTGGCGTGAGGCGCTGCATCTGGTCAACGATGGCGTGGCGACCACTGGCGAAATCGACGACGCGATTCGATTTGGCGCGGGCCTGCGCTGGTCGTTCATGGGCACCTTCCTGACTTACACCCTGGCGGGCGGCGACGCAGGCATGCGGCACTTCATGGCGCAATTCGGGCCGGCGTTGCAGCTGCCCTGGACGTATCTGCCGGCACCGGAGCTGACCGACAAATTGATCGATGACGTGGTGGATGGCACCAGCGAGCAGTTGGGCAAGCACAGCATCTCGGCGCTGGAGCGCTATCGTGATGATTGCTTGCTGGCAGTGCTGGAGGCGGTGAAGACCACCAAAGAGAAGCATGGGATGGCGTTTAGCGAGTAA
- the gbdR gene encoding choline metabolism transcriptional regulator GbdR — MTTFNSGAQPQNRAPQSIGFLLLDNFTLISLASAVEPLRMANQLSGRELYRWSTLTVDGGQVWASDGLQITPDASMHKAPPLDTIIVCGGIGIQRTVTREHVSWLQSQARQSRRLGAVCTGSWALACAGLLDGFDCSVHWECLAAMQEAFPRVAMSTRLFTLDRNRFTSSGGTAPLDMMLHLISRDHGRELSAAISEMFVYERIRNEQDHQRVPLKHMLGTNQPKLQEIVALMEANLEEPIDLDELAVYVAVSRRQLERLFQKYLHCSPSRYYLKLRLIRARQLLKQTPMSIIEVASVCGFVSTPHFSKCYREYFGIPPRDERVGSNTTQQVAMMPLPQALVLSPLSGPLSALSQARNESTFASVRL; from the coding sequence ATGACGACGTTCAACTCCGGGGCCCAACCCCAGAACCGTGCGCCTCAATCCATCGGCTTTTTGCTGCTGGACAATTTCACGCTTATTTCTCTGGCCTCCGCAGTAGAACCTCTGCGCATGGCCAACCAATTGTCCGGCCGCGAGCTGTATCGCTGGAGCACACTCACCGTCGATGGGGGTCAGGTCTGGGCCAGTGACGGTCTGCAGATCACCCCCGACGCCTCCATGCACAAAGCGCCTCCCCTGGACACCATCATCGTCTGCGGCGGTATCGGCATTCAGCGCACCGTAACCCGCGAGCACGTGTCGTGGCTGCAAAGCCAGGCGCGTCAATCCCGTCGTCTCGGCGCGGTCTGCACCGGCAGCTGGGCCCTGGCGTGCGCCGGTCTGCTGGACGGTTTCGATTGCAGCGTGCACTGGGAATGCCTGGCGGCGATGCAGGAAGCTTTCCCGCGGGTAGCCATGAGCACCCGGCTGTTCACCCTCGACCGCAACCGTTTCACCAGCTCCGGCGGCACCGCGCCGCTGGACATGATGCTGCACCTGATCAGCCGCGATCATGGCCGTGAGCTGTCGGCCGCGATCTCGGAAATGTTCGTCTACGAGCGCATTCGCAACGAACAGGATCACCAGCGCGTGCCGCTCAAGCACATGCTCGGCACCAACCAGCCGAAGTTGCAGGAAATCGTGGCGCTGATGGAAGCCAACCTCGAAGAGCCGATCGACCTCGACGAACTGGCGGTGTACGTCGCTGTTTCGCGTCGTCAGCTGGAGCGGTTGTTCCAGAAATACCTGCACTGCTCGCCGTCGCGTTACTACCTGAAACTGCGCCTGATCCGCGCTCGGCAGCTGCTCAAGCAAACGCCGATGTCGATCATCGAAGTGGCGTCGGTATGTGGTTTCGTGTCTACGCCGCACTTCTCCAAGTGCTACCGCGAATACTTCGGCATTCCGCCACGCGACGAGCGCGTGGGTTCCAACACCACACAGCAAGTGGCAATGATGCCGCTGCCGCAAGCGCTGGTGCTGTCGCCGTTGTCCGGACCGCTGTCGGCGTTGAGTCAGGCGCGCAATGAGTCGACTTTTGCCAGCGTAAGGCTCTAA
- a CDS encoding L-serine ammonia-lyase, whose amino-acid sequence MAISVFDLFKIGIGPSSSHTVGPMRAAALFVQGLREQGLLEQVRRVEVQLYGSLSATGIGHGSDNAVIMGLMGEWPDAIDPSQIGIRIEALRETNTLLLDGRLSVPFIWARDMRLIDENLPFHPNAMTLVAEGDHGELHRDTYYSIGGGFVVDEAQASSGVVDLDRTVLPYDFSSAVELLSLCKQHNLRVAELMMANEKVWRSEEDIRAGLMKLWRAMQDCVEQGLKHEGILPGGLNVRRRAAKLHRSLQELNKPNVIGSTLSAMEWVNLFALAVNEENAAGGRMVTAPTNGAAGIIPAVLHYFMKFSEAVTDANVVDYFLSAAAVGILCKKNASISGAEVGCQGEVGSACAMAAAGLAEILGATPEQLCNAAEIGLEHNLGLTCDPVGGLVQVPCIERNAIAAVKAINAAQMALRGDGQHFISLDRVIRTMRDTGADMHDKYKETSRGGLAVSAVEC is encoded by the coding sequence ATGGCTATCAGCGTTTTCGACCTGTTCAAAATCGGCATCGGCCCTTCCAGTTCGCACACCGTGGGGCCTATGCGCGCCGCGGCGCTGTTCGTGCAAGGTTTGCGTGAACAGGGACTTTTGGAGCAGGTGCGGCGCGTCGAAGTTCAGCTTTATGGCTCGCTTTCGGCCACCGGCATCGGTCACGGCAGCGACAACGCGGTGATCATGGGGCTGATGGGCGAGTGGCCGGACGCGATCGATCCGTCGCAAATCGGCATCCGCATCGAAGCCCTGCGTGAAACCAACACGCTATTGCTCGACGGTCGCTTGTCGGTTCCGTTCATCTGGGCCCGGGACATGCGCCTGATCGACGAGAACCTGCCATTCCATCCCAACGCCATGACCCTGGTTGCCGAAGGCGATCACGGTGAACTGCATCGCGACACCTACTATTCCATCGGTGGCGGTTTTGTCGTCGATGAAGCACAGGCTTCCAGCGGCGTGGTGGATCTGGATCGCACCGTGCTGCCTTACGACTTCTCCAGTGCCGTCGAGTTACTCAGTCTGTGCAAGCAGCACAACCTGCGCGTTGCAGAGCTGATGATGGCCAACGAAAAAGTCTGGCGCAGCGAAGAGGATATTCGCGCCGGCCTGATGAAGCTCTGGCGCGCGATGCAAGATTGCGTGGAGCAAGGCCTCAAGCACGAAGGCATCCTGCCTGGCGGCCTGAATGTGCGTCGTCGAGCTGCCAAACTGCACCGCAGCCTGCAAGAACTGAACAAGCCCAACGTGATTGGCTCGACCCTGAGCGCCATGGAGTGGGTGAACCTGTTCGCCTTGGCGGTCAACGAGGAAAACGCTGCCGGCGGACGCATGGTTACGGCACCGACCAACGGCGCGGCGGGGATCATTCCGGCGGTACTGCACTACTTCATGAAGTTCAGCGAGGCGGTGACCGACGCCAATGTGGTTGATTACTTCCTCAGTGCCGCGGCGGTGGGGATTCTGTGCAAGAAGAACGCCTCGATCTCCGGTGCTGAAGTCGGTTGCCAGGGTGAAGTCGGTTCGGCCTGCGCCATGGCGGCGGCCGGGTTGGCGGAGATTCTCGGGGCCACGCCGGAGCAGCTGTGTAACGCGGCGGAAATCGGCCTGGAACACAACCTCGGCCTGACCTGCGATCCCGTGGGCGGACTGGTGCAAGTGCCGTGCATCGAGCGCAATGCGATTGCCGCGGTGAAAGCGATTAACGCGGCGCAGATGGCTCTGCGGGGCGACGGTCAGCACTTTATCTCGCTGGACCGGGTGATCCGCACCATGCGTGATACCGGCGCTGACATGCATGACAAATATAAAGAGACATCGCGTGGTGGATTGGCTGTCAGTGCAGTTGAGTGTTGA
- a CDS encoding BKACE family enzyme — protein sequence MNHDVIITCALTGAGDTTARSPHVPVTPKQIAAAAVEAAKAGATVVHCHVRDPQTGKFSRDVALYREVMERIREADVDIIVNLTAGMGGDLEIGAGENPMEFGPNTDLVGPLTRLAHVEELLPEICTLDCGTLNFGDGDTIYVSTPAQLRAGAKRIQELGVKPELEIFDTGHLWFAKQMIKEGLLDNPLFQLCLGIPWGAPADTTTMKAMVDNLPADAVWAGFGIGRMQMPMAAQAVLLGGNVRVGLEDNLWLDKGVLATNGQLVERASEILSRLGARVLTPAEGRAKMGLTKRG from the coding sequence ATGAACCACGACGTCATCATCACCTGCGCACTCACCGGTGCTGGCGACACGACCGCCAGAAGCCCACACGTGCCGGTCACCCCGAAACAAATCGCCGCGGCCGCCGTGGAAGCCGCCAAGGCTGGCGCCACCGTGGTCCACTGCCACGTTCGCGACCCGCAAACCGGCAAGTTCAGCCGTGACGTGGCGCTGTATCGCGAAGTGATGGAGCGCATCCGCGAGGCTGACGTCGACATCATCGTCAACCTCACGGCCGGCATGGGCGGCGACCTGGAAATCGGCGCGGGCGAGAATCCGATGGAGTTTGGCCCGAACACCGACCTGGTCGGCCCGCTGACCCGTCTGGCCCACGTCGAAGAACTGCTGCCGGAGATCTGCACCCTGGATTGCGGCACCCTGAACTTCGGCGACGGCGACACCATTTACGTGTCCACCCCGGCCCAGCTACGTGCTGGCGCCAAACGCATTCAAGAGCTGGGCGTTAAGCCTGAGCTGGAAATCTTCGACACCGGCCACCTGTGGTTCGCCAAGCAGATGATCAAGGAAGGCTTGCTGGACAACCCGCTGTTCCAGTTATGCCTGGGCATCCCGTGGGGCGCGCCGGCTGATACCACCACCATGAAAGCCATGGTCGACAACCTGCCGGCCGATGCGGTCTGGGCCGGGTTCGGCATCGGTCGCATGCAAATGCCAATGGCGGCGCAAGCGGTGCTGCTCGGCGGCAACGTGCGGGTCGGTTTGGAAGACAACCTATGGCTGGACAAGGGTGTTTTGGCGACCAACGGCCAACTGGTCGAGCGCGCCTCGGAAATCCTCAGCCGCCTCGGCGCCCGGGTTCTGACTCCGGCTGAAGGCCGGGCAAAAATGGGCCTGACCAAGCGCGGTTAA
- a CDS encoding choline ABC transporter substrate-binding protein yields the protein MKGSPSLLLAAMLSLPFLAQAAEPAQCSTVNFSDVGWTDITVTTATTSVVLDALGYKTKTTMISVPVTYKSLADGKNMDVFLGNWMPTMENDIKAYRDAGTVDTVRANLENAKYTLAVPEELYNKGLKDFADIAKFKKELDGKIYGIEPGNDGNRLIQSMIDKNAFGLKDAGFKVVESSEAGMLSQVDRAQRRNTAVVFLGWEPHPMNTRFKMKYLTGGDEYFGPNFGQATIYTNTRKGYAQECSNVGQLLKNLVFTLDMESTLMGNVLDDKMKPDAAAKAWLKKNPQVLDTWLAGVTTIDGKPGLEAVKAKLAQP from the coding sequence ATGAAAGGTTCCCCGTCGTTGTTGTTGGCCGCCATGCTGAGTCTGCCGTTTCTGGCTCAAGCCGCAGAACCGGCCCAATGCAGCACCGTAAACTTCTCCGATGTCGGCTGGACGGACATTACCGTCACCACCGCCACCACCAGCGTCGTTCTCGACGCCCTGGGCTACAAGACCAAGACCACAATGATTTCCGTGCCGGTGACCTACAAGTCCCTGGCCGACGGCAAGAACATGGACGTGTTCCTCGGCAACTGGATGCCGACCATGGAAAACGACATCAAGGCCTACCGCGATGCCGGCACCGTTGACACGGTGCGCGCTAATCTGGAAAACGCAAAATACACACTCGCCGTCCCCGAAGAGTTGTATAACAAAGGTCTGAAAGATTTCGCCGACATCGCCAAGTTCAAGAAAGAACTCGACGGCAAGATCTATGGCATTGAACCGGGTAACGACGGCAACCGCCTGATCCAGAGCATGATCGACAAGAACGCCTTCGGCCTGAAAGACGCCGGCTTCAAGGTGGTCGAGTCCAGCGAGGCAGGCATGCTCTCGCAAGTCGATCGCGCCCAGCGCCGCAACACCGCCGTGGTGTTCCTGGGCTGGGAACCGCACCCGATGAACACTCGATTCAAGATGAAGTACCTGACTGGCGGCGACGAATACTTCGGCCCGAACTTCGGCCAGGCGACCATCTATACGAACACCCGCAAGGGTTACGCGCAGGAATGCAGCAACGTGGGTCAGCTGCTGAAAAACCTGGTGTTTACCCTCGACATGGAAAGCACGCTGATGGGCAACGTCCTGGACGACAAAATGAAGCCTGACGCGGCCGCCAAGGCCTGGCTGAAAAAGAATCCACAGGTGCTCGATACCTGGCTCGCTGGCGTGACCACCATTGACGGTAAACCAGGCCTGGAGGCCGTGAAAGCCAAGTTGGCGCAGCCTTGA
- the choW gene encoding choline ABC transporter permease subunit gives MLIDQKIPLGQYIAGFVEWLTQNGASTFDAIAVSLETMIHGVTFALTWFNPLALIGLIALLAHFIQRKWGLTVFVIASFLLILNLGYWQETMETLAQVLFATLVCVLIGVPLGIVAAHKPMFYTVMRPVLDLMQTVPTFVYLIPTLTLFGLGVVPGLISTVVFAIAAPIRLTYLGIRDVPQELMDAGKAFGCSRRQLLSRIELPHAMPSIAAGITQCIMLSLSMVVIAALVGADGLGKPVVNALNTADIALGFEAGLAIVLLAIMLDRICKQPDAKVGGDA, from the coding sequence ATGCTGATTGATCAGAAAATACCTTTAGGCCAGTACATCGCGGGCTTCGTCGAATGGTTGACGCAAAACGGCGCCAGCACCTTCGACGCAATCGCCGTGTCACTGGAAACGATGATCCACGGCGTGACTTTTGCGCTGACCTGGTTCAACCCGCTGGCATTGATCGGCCTCATAGCGCTACTGGCACACTTCATCCAACGCAAATGGGGCCTGACCGTTTTCGTCATTGCCTCCTTTCTGCTGATCCTCAACCTGGGGTACTGGCAGGAAACCATGGAAACCCTCGCCCAGGTGTTGTTCGCCACCCTGGTGTGCGTGCTGATCGGCGTGCCATTGGGCATCGTCGCCGCGCACAAACCGATGTTCTACACAGTGATGCGGCCGGTGCTCGATCTGATGCAGACCGTGCCGACCTTCGTGTACCTCATTCCTACCCTGACCCTCTTCGGTCTGGGTGTGGTCCCGGGTCTGATCTCGACGGTAGTGTTCGCGATTGCCGCGCCTATCCGCCTGACCTACCTGGGTATTCGCGATGTTCCGCAGGAATTGATGGACGCCGGCAAAGCCTTCGGCTGCTCGCGCCGTCAACTGCTTTCACGGATTGAACTGCCCCACGCCATGCCAAGCATCGCGGCCGGTATCACCCAGTGCATCATGCTGTCGTTGTCGATGGTGGTGATTGCGGCACTGGTGGGCGCCGACGGCCTGGGCAAACCCGTGGTCAACGCACTGAACACTGCTGATATCGCACTGGGCTTCGAAGCAGGCCTGGCGATCGTACTGCTGGCGATCATGCTCGACCGTATTTGCAAACAACCCGACGCTAAAGTAGGGGGTGACGCATGA
- a CDS encoding gamma-butyrobetaine dioxygenase gives MNTAAAFADFRTYPLISALTAAHTLADRIQVQWADGRVSPFHHQWLRDNCPCPQCVYTVTREQVLEIVDVAENLIPDSARIDADGCLCVDWQDGHRSRFDPGWLRAHAYDDESRAERRATKPKSKLWGTQLKLPVFDYQALMDDNDALLQWLLAVRDIGLTQVRGVPTEPGSLKLIAQRISFIRESNFGVLFNVQSKADADSNAYTAFNLPLHSDLPTRELQPGLQFLHCLVNDADGGESIFVDGFAIAEALRREDPEAFQALCEIPVEFRNKDRHSDYRCLAPIIALDAFGQVSEIRMANFLRGPFDASVEQMPRLYRAYRRFIAMTREGRFRLMQRLNPGELWCFDNRRTLHARNAFDPATGARHFQGCYVDRDELLSRILVLQR, from the coding sequence ATGAACACTGCCGCCGCTTTTGCCGATTTCCGCACCTACCCGTTGATCAGCGCGTTGACCGCTGCGCACACCCTGGCGGACCGAATTCAAGTGCAGTGGGCGGACGGTCGGGTCAGCCCTTTTCATCATCAATGGCTACGGGACAACTGCCCGTGCCCGCAGTGCGTCTACACGGTGACCCGCGAGCAAGTGCTGGAAATCGTCGATGTCGCGGAGAATCTGATCCCCGACAGTGCGCGAATCGATGCCGATGGTTGCCTGTGTGTCGATTGGCAGGACGGCCACCGCAGCCGCTTCGACCCGGGATGGCTGCGAGCCCACGCCTATGACGACGAGTCCCGCGCCGAACGCCGGGCCACCAAACCGAAAAGCAAGCTGTGGGGCACCCAGCTGAAGTTGCCGGTGTTCGACTATCAGGCGTTGATGGACGACAACGATGCCTTGCTGCAATGGCTGCTGGCCGTGCGCGACATCGGCCTGACCCAGGTTCGCGGCGTACCGACGGAGCCGGGCTCGCTGAAGCTGATCGCCCAGCGGATCTCCTTCATCCGCGAGAGCAATTTCGGTGTGCTGTTCAACGTGCAATCCAAGGCCGACGCCGACAGCAATGCCTACACCGCCTTCAACCTGCCGCTGCACAGCGACCTGCCGACCCGAGAGTTGCAACCGGGGCTGCAATTTCTGCATTGCCTGGTCAATGACGCCGACGGTGGCGAGAGTATTTTCGTCGACGGTTTTGCCATCGCTGAAGCCTTGCGTCGGGAAGATCCCGAGGCGTTTCAGGCCTTGTGTGAAATCCCCGTGGAGTTCCGCAACAAGGACCGCCACAGCGACTACCGCTGTCTGGCGCCAATCATCGCCCTGGATGCGTTCGGGCAGGTGTCGGAAATCCGCATGGCGAACTTTTTGCGGGGGCCGTTCGATGCTTCAGTCGAGCAAATGCCCAGGCTGTATCGCGCTTACCGTCGATTCATTGCGATGACCCGCGAGGGGCGGTTCAGGCTGATGCAAAGGCTCAATCCCGGCGAGCTGTGGTGCTTTGATAACCGTCGCACCCTGCACGCCCGCAACGCTTTCGATCCCGCTACGGGTGCCCGGCATTTCCAGGGTTGTTATGTTGATCGGGATGAGTTGTTGTCGCGGATTTTGGTGTTGCAACGCTAG
- a CDS encoding thioesterase family protein has product MPTLTTYQTKIIPDWVDYNGHLRDAFYLLIFSYATDALMDRLGMDSNNREASGNSLFTLELHLNYLHEVKLDADVEVHTQIIGHDRKRLHLYHSLHLVGGDKELAGNEQMLLHVDLTGPRSAPFSEETLSKLQAIVAEQADLPAPAFIGRVIALPPEK; this is encoded by the coding sequence ATGCCCACCCTCACCACCTACCAAACCAAAATCATCCCCGACTGGGTCGACTACAACGGCCACCTGCGCGATGCCTTCTATCTGCTGATTTTCAGCTACGCCACCGACGCCCTGATGGATCGGCTGGGCATGGACAGCAACAACCGCGAAGCCAGCGGTAACTCGCTGTTCACCCTCGAGCTGCACCTCAACTACCTGCACGAAGTGAAGCTCGATGCCGACGTCGAAGTGCACACCCAGATCATCGGCCATGACCGCAAGCGCCTGCACCTCTACCACAGCCTGCATCTGGTGGGCGGTGACAAAGAGCTGGCGGGCAATGAACAAATGCTGCTGCACGTCGACCTCACCGGACCGCGATCCGCTCCGTTCAGCGAAGAAACCTTGAGCAAGCTGCAAGCCATTGTCGCCGAGCAAGCCGACCTGCCCGCCCCCGCCTTCATCGGCCGGGTAATCGCCTTACCGCCCGAAAAATAA